AATTGAATTAGGTAGTTATTTATATTGTAATGTTGTCATATAATACAGGTGATGTAACTtagacattaaaaaaatgtcatcatgtaCATATTGTATTGTCAAAAGCTATAGACAAACCTCATATCACTCAGCCACTCTCCATCATACGTGTCTCCGTTGGCGTAAGTGTAGATACCATGACCTTGTCTCATGCTCTCTACCCAAGAccctgacagacagagacaggtgacAACAAAAGTCAGGTTTTTTAAAGCTCTATGTCAGAACTTCAGCTCATTATCTAATCTTTGATAGACACACTAATAATGCAAAAAAACTCAATCCATATAAAGCGTGTGATTTATATACCTTCATATTTAGAGCCATCTGGATAGTAAAAGGTGCCCTCTCCATGTCTTAGGTTCTTTTCATAGTCTCCCACATATCTCGCCCCTTTGTTGAAGCGGTATGTCCCCTGTGAGACAAAACAGTCAAAGACAGATATGCATTAGTTACGAAAATGATTATTTCCAAAGTaattcaatgtttaaaaaaaagagtaagtTCAAATTGCACTTATGCAGTCTATACTGAGGGCGACCTCAGTATTCATTCAGTTCCATTTAGACTCAGCCTTGACTTGAGCTGGAGCAGAGCTAGTGGTAGATTTGATTTGGACTTGACAAAGGCAGCTCCAGTTTCATACCTCTCCGCATCTTTTGCCAAACTCATAGTGTCCCTGATAATTGTCCCCGTTGGGCAGGATAGCTTTACCGACTCCATGTCTCTCCCCTGCATCATTTCTCTGCCCTTCGTATTCCTGTCAAAGAAGCAAAAAGACATATACATGAGTcttagaacacacacactcacaaaaccATAGTTACTTATTGCCTAGCCCCAGCTTTTagcctaaccttaacctcaacccaaccttaaaacatgttttcacctAAAAATGTTAGTTTTTTCTTCGTTTTAAAGAGTTAAACAGATTtgggtccccacaacatgagaaATATATAAACCTTAtccataaccttaaccatgaccaatttatgcctaactttaaccttaaccaaaccacaattcacatcttaaccctaactttaaccaagTACACAGAAATTAAGTTTAGCCTCATTAAGGCCTAGCTTAAGTCCCCAGGAGGTGTACTGGTCCTGTCCAGgccagtgtttatgctggaaaaggtccttaaccctttgatacacaacatgggtcaaaagtgacccggttcagattttattttctatatctttgcagtgaatgaatgtcatcattcagtatttcaggtaaTCCCCAAtgaacttgtttttgatcatcacaaatccttatttaaattttttctttgttactttttgaataaaaatattttttgtatcacgacccttctaatgcacaacatgggtcaaaaatgacccgtattcatttcctgtgttatttcatgcatggctgagtgtttctttgctatatgtactttgaaataaatgtattttatcatttaatattctaagtattcattaaatatcttgtttttgattaccacaaatccttattttcctttttcctttcttactttataaacaaacatacattttctatttctacATCAATTTTACAGACATGGGTCAGAAATGACCAATACAGTACGGTTGACATGTTCATAAAGATTGCTGtatgaagaacaggatgaggaaaatgaTGAGGTAATTTTGCCAGTGCAAACGCTAGCTTGAATCAGCTAACATTGCAACAACAGACCTGAACGAGTATCGAGCTAATCTAAGCTAATCTAAGTATGTTCTCTCACCCCGAGTTTACTGGATTTATCCTCAAACTCATCAGATTCACCATCAGACATTGTTTCCGAGTCACTTCTTGTTCAGCCGAGGAGGCAATTCctggtcttgattctgagtgtgaaatctctgatgctgaggactTAGACTAtgttctacaggatcaagctggagttgtgtcttggaatccagctccCCTAAATGGAGAAtgctcctttgatgacataggaGACTTATCTTCTATGTCATCAGAGGAGActtctcctaaatgaagaaagAGGAACGAATGTATCAAAGAAACACCCAGCTATGCATGgcataacacaggaaatgaatacgggtcatATTTGACCCATGctgtgcattagaaggggtttgcatagcttgtgtatcaaagggttaagaGATGTAACtgaaagtacaaacacacacagacacacaagtatATTTATAAGTATATTCTCTCACCCCCAGTTTACTGAGTTCATCCTCAAACTCATCAGATCCCACATCAGACATTGTTCTGAGTCAGTTTTAGTTCCGTTTACAGGTAAAAGATCTCCAGACAACTCTGTGCGCTCCTGGTAGTTTACAGTTACCATGACGACGGTGCGTGACACGTGACCAAAGGCTGGTTGGTGAACACCCGCCCACCCCTGACTACCTTGCCACTGATTGGTTAGATTTAGGCATGAGTGATGGTTGGTTAGAGTTAGGGTAAAAACATCAAggtgagccaatcagaggcagaacGAGGGAACAAtattttttgtcctttttttaataaattttattaaattgtctACTTTTACTATTCACTCACTTTTGATTTGAGGTGATGTTTGATTAATTCtgagttgtggttgtagtttTCCAACAGTGACTCTCGAGGGCGCTGTCGTCTACTTTTGACTGGCAAAGAAAAGTACTTCTTATTATAATACTCCTGTAGGAAAAtcatatagatagatagatagatagatagatagatagatagatagacagacagacagacagacagacagacagacagacagacagacagacagacagacagatagatagatagatagatagatagatagacagacagacagacagacagacagacagacagacagacagacagaatagatagatagata
This is a stretch of genomic DNA from Hippoglossus stenolepis isolate QCI-W04-F060 chromosome 21, HSTE1.2, whole genome shotgun sequence. It encodes these proteins:
- the rsph1 gene encoding radial spoke head 1 homolog isoform X2: MSDGESDEFEDKSSKLGEYEGQRNDAGERHGVGKAILPNGDNYQGHYEFGKRCGEGTYRFNKGARYVGDYEKNLRHGEGTFYYPDGSKYEGSWVESMRQGHGIYTYANGDTYDGEWLSDMRHGQGIYHYKETGSKYRGSWVNGKMESAGEYLHSNHRYEGNFANNNPYGPGKYVFDIGCEQHGEFHQTEQDQSEGEWGELVPPSILKWVATGITKETAGDRDTAWQEGGEEI
- the rsph1 gene encoding radial spoke head 1 homolog isoform X1 — its product is MSDVGSDEFEDELSKLGEYEGQRNDAGERHGVGKAILPNGDNYQGHYEFGKRCGEGTYRFNKGARYVGDYEKNLRHGEGTFYYPDGSKYEGSWVESMRQGHGIYTYANGDTYDGEWLSDMRHGQGIYHYKETGSKYRGSWVNGKMESAGEYLHSNHRYEGNFANNNPYGPGKYVFDIGCEQHGEFHQTEQDQSEGEWGELVPPSILKWVATGITKETAGDRDTAWQEGGEEI